One Carassius auratus strain Wakin chromosome 44, ASM336829v1, whole genome shotgun sequence genomic window carries:
- the LOC113062495 gene encoding uncharacterized protein LOC113062495 isoform X1, giving the protein MGYICFKCKKTVGANVRFLFSHLRRMHNVYSSSSYFECGQAGCHRTFNYSRSFKRHLLQHRVESEAEVSSQSTHLTQTMTLRSDSRPLASQSEPFEEEDNAAEDNAADDMEWDELEQNTITDRVALFLSKLRAKSSMTLSTVNFVVQQTSSLVFDIVGALQRQTMSFLQRIGQSETPEGQQLNQQFANAAQPFQCLDTEHKQMKYFVQAGYLVQPVEEPLPGVSYTQQRDSQTGTVKQVAVQDTFQRIPLRPLLKLILESPGTMEKIMEWKRKLSDSNNLDDTTVFKTSSIFLTEPSVPLLLYNDDCEMVNPLGSKTSIHKLGFIYFTLKCLPPECLSSLDSHFLLAVYKADDAKTYGIDAVLKSVVDDINDLETNGVEVDTAHFKGTLKVWVAQICGDNLGLNSILGYTESFSGNSVCRWCHVKKLVMRTQTMEDPSLLRDKDGHLSDLVQSNPTETGLKRQSVLNNLKYFHVTENVAPDIMHDILEGVGAYEVKLVLGSLISQKVITLDQVNYRITSYDYGFCESSNKPSTIRPQEIKTPDSSMKQTAAQMWCLLRLLPLMIGDLIPEGNKYWELLLLLLTCMEYIFSPSLTEDAVLFLRHLLHEHHSLFLELFPDRHLKPKHHFMLHYPGAIRRLGPLMHYWSMRFEAKHGFFKRLAHVTCNFRNICKTMAFRHQMFLCYSLLSDHLFAHHKELGPGCTTPLASIEGFDQVCHRFEHTPSLTEVYIPSWVKWKGTEYRPGMTLLVSHSPDGEPQFGTIQKIVVFESVINFIVRKWDTVGFERHYFACCVIPTTVIDSIDVDSIDDYHPLHVVRSYKEGDSNHYVSMRYRLF; this is encoded by the coding sequence ATGGGATATATCTGCTTTAAGTGCAAAAAGACTGTTGGGGCCAATGTTCGTTTTTTGTTTTCGCATCTAAGAAGAATGCATAATGTATATAGTTCATCAAGTTATTTTGAGTGTGGCCAAGCCGGGTGTCATAGGACATTTAATTACAGCAGATCATTTAAGAGGCATCTGCTACAGCACCGTGTAGAGTCTGAGGCAGAAGTATCCAGCCAGTCAACACACTTGACTCAGACAATGACATTGAGGTCTGATAGCAGACCTCTGGCTTCTCAGAGTGAGCCTTTTGAGGAGGAAGATAATGCTGCTGAAGATAATGCTGCTGATGACATGGAATGGGATGAGTTAGAGCAGAACACTATCACAGATCGAGTGGCCTTGTTTTTATCGAAATTGAGGGCAAAATCATCTATGACCCTATCTACTGTCAACTTTGTAGTTCAGCAAACATCTAGTTTGGTCTTTGATATTGTTGGTGCTTTACAAAGACAGACAATGTCATTCTTACAAAGGATTGGCCAAAGTGAGACTCCTGAAGGTCAACAGCTGAATCAGCAATTTGCAAATGCAGCACAACCTTTTCAATGCTTGGATACTGAACACAAGCAGATGAAATACTTTGTTCAAGCTGGGTACCTAGTTCAGCCAGTGGAGGAGCCTCTCCCTGGTGTCTCATACACCCAGCAGAGGGACTCACAGACAGGCACTGTAAAACAGGTGGCAGTGCAGGATACTTTTCAAAGGATTCCCTTACGTCCACTACTGAAACTCATTCTTGAGAGTCCAGGGACAATGGAGAAGATAATGGAGTGGAAAAGAAAGCTAAGTGACTCAAACAATCTGGATGACACCACTGTGTTCAAAACAAGTTCTATCTTCCTCACTGAGCCCTCTGTTCCTCTTCTGTTGTATAATGATGACTGTGAAATGGTTAATCCACTAGGCTCTAAGACCTCAATCCACAAATTGGGATTCATCTATTTCACTCTTAAATGTCTTCCCCCAGAGTGCCTTTCAAGTCTTGATTCTCACTTTCTTTTGGCAGTGTATAAGGCAGATGATGCCAAAACGTATGGTATAGATGCTGTCCTGAAGTCAGTTGTTGATGATATCAATGATTTGGAAACAAATGGTGTGGAAGTAGACACGGCTCACTTCAAAGGCACATTGAAGGTTTGGGTTGCCCAAATTTGTGGGGATAATTTGGGGCTAAATTCAATCCTTGGCTATACAGAGAGCTTCTCTGGAAATAGTGTTTGTCGATGGTGCCACGTGAAGAAACTTGTCATGAGAACACAAACAATGGAAGATCCGTCACTGCTTAGGGATAAGGATGGCCATCTTTCAGATCTGGTGCAAAGTAATCCAACAGAAACTGGCTTAAAAAGACAGAGCGTTTTGAACAACTTGAAATACTTCCATGTGACAGAAAATGTAGCACCAGATATTATGCATGATATCCTTGAAGGAGTAGGTGCATATGAAGTTAAATTGGTATTAGGCTCTCTCATCTCTCAGAAGGTAATAACCTTAGACCAGGTTAATTACCGAATCACAAGCTACGATTATGGCTTCTGTGAGTCTTCCAACAAGCCATCCACAATCCGACCTCAAGAAATAAAAACACCAGACAGTTCGATGAAGCAGACAGCAGCACAAATGTGGTGCCTGTTAAGGCTTCTTCCTTTGATGATAGGAGATCTAATTCCAGAGGGAAACAAATACTGGGAGCTCTTGCTGCTTTTGTTGACCTGTATGGAATatattttttctccatccttAACAGAAGATGCAGTATTATTTCTCAGACATCTTCTTCATGAGCATCACAGCCTTTTCCTGGAACTCTTCCCTGATAGACATCTAAAGCCAAAACATCATTTCATGCTGCATTATCCAGGTGCCATAAGGAGACTGGGCCCTCTGATGCACTACTGGTCCATGCGCTTTGAGGCCAAGCATGGTTTTTTTAAAAGGCTTGCCCATGTCACATGTAACTTCAGAAACATTTGCAAAACAATGGCCTTCAGGCATCAAATGTTTTTGTGTTACAGTCTTTTGTCTGATCACCTATTTGCACATCACAAAGAACTTGGTCCTGGTTGCACTACTCCACTTGCTTCCATTGAGGGATTTGATCAAGTCTGCCACAGATTTGAACATACTCCATCATTGACTGAAGTGTATATACCCTCTTGGGTGAAGTGGAAAGGGACAGAATATCGTCCAGGAATGACCCTCCTTGTGTCTCATTCTCCAGATGGTGAACCTCAGTTCGGAACAATTCAGAAGATTGTGGTTTTTGAGTCTGTCATCAATTTCATTGTTAGGAAATGGGACACAGTAGGATTTGAAAGACACTATTTTGCATGCTGCGTAATTCCCACTACTGTCATTGACTCTATTGATGTTGACTCCATTGATGATTACCATCCTCTCCATGTAGTGAGGTCATACAAGGAAGGGGACAGCAACCACTATGTGTCCATGCGCTACCGGCTGTTTTAA